The Paeniglutamicibacter sulfureus genome includes a region encoding these proteins:
- a CDS encoding 4'-phosphopantetheinyl transferase family protein yields the protein MHDVPGKSLEAGLSAPLWAAAPLAEAATHPEIRLLPDELARAGAYLAGRPSDDFVAGRILVRVLAADLLNRVMPSGRGILPGDLELTQYCQQCASVAHGTPKLRMAKTGQSFSLSYARTAGWLLLALAPANSRLGVDLADLDDSAFSSGDGGMLEDYAYAREERERLELLPESERQRLRARWWALKEAVAKASGEGLAGEAGIPVVAGKNVHPLLHSPGLRVLDLDPESLDSLGAMLPPHLVGSLVWAPGPEAWENRVGGAVGIA from the coding sequence ATGCACGACGTACCGGGTAAGAGTCTTGAGGCGGGACTCTCGGCCCCTTTGTGGGCGGCCGCCCCGTTGGCGGAGGCCGCGACGCATCCCGAGATCCGATTGCTGCCCGACGAACTCGCCCGCGCCGGCGCATACCTTGCCGGGCGCCCGAGCGACGACTTTGTGGCAGGACGGATCCTTGTCCGGGTATTGGCGGCGGACCTGTTGAACCGTGTGATGCCTTCGGGCCGCGGGATCCTTCCCGGCGACCTCGAACTCACACAGTACTGTCAGCAATGCGCGTCGGTGGCGCACGGGACCCCGAAGCTCCGGATGGCGAAGACCGGGCAGTCTTTTTCCCTCTCCTACGCACGGACTGCTGGCTGGCTACTGCTTGCGCTGGCCCCCGCGAACAGTCGGCTGGGCGTTGACCTGGCCGACCTGGACGACAGCGCGTTTTCCTCCGGAGACGGCGGCATGCTCGAGGATTATGCCTACGCGCGGGAAGAGCGAGAACGACTCGAACTGTTGCCGGAGTCCGAACGGCAGCGGCTTCGGGCCAGATGGTGGGCCCTGAAGGAAGCGGTCGCCAAGGCCAGCGGGGAGGGCCTGGCCGGTGAGGCCGGCATTCCCGTGGTTGCCGGGAAAAACGTCCACCCGTTGTTGCACAGCCCCGGACTCCGCGTGCTGGATCTTGATCCAGAAAGCCTCGACTCCCTGGGTGCCATGCTTCCTCCCCATTTGGTGGGCAGCCTCGTTTGGGCCC